Sequence from the Rhizobium sp. TH2 genome:
CGGCAAGCCGCGCGCTGCCGCTGGAAAAAAATCGCGTGCTCTGGGCGTTGACTATCCTCGTCGTCCTGACAGCGACCAAGAACGTCTACATGTCCTCGATGGCAAGCTACTTCACCTTCTATACGATCGAGAAGTTCGGCATGAGCATCGAGAACTCTCAGCTGATGCTGTTCCTGTTCCTCGGCGCAGCCGCCGTCGGCACGTTCATGGGCGGGCCGATCGGCGACCGGCTCGGCGCGCGTTTCGTGATCTGGTTCTCGATCCTCGGCGTCATTCCCTTCGCGCTGCTGCTGCCCTATGCCAACCTGTTCTGGACCTGCGTCCTCGTCGTGGTCATCGGCCTGATCTTCGCATCGGCCTTCTCGGCCATCGTCGTCTTCGCGCAGGAACTGGTGCCGGGCCGGGTCGGCATGATCGCCGGCATATTCTTCGGCCTTGCCTTCGGTGCGGGCGGATTGGGTGCCGCCGTGCTCGGCGTCTTCGCGGATTCGAAAGGCATCGAATGGGTCTTCCGCATGTCGTCCTACCTGCCGTTGCTCGGCCTGCTGACGATCCTGCTGCCGAAGCTGCCAGGGCATCGCTGATAGGATTTTAGCTGACCCGGTTCGTCTTGTTGCGTGAAGGGCCGGCGCCATCTGAAGCATAGGCCTCAACGCGGTCGCGGCCGCCGCCCTTGGCCGCATAGAGTGCTTCGTCGGCCTTGCGGACCAGCCCGGATGCCGGATCGCCCTCGGCTGGAACAACTGTCGCCACGCCGGCGCTGATCGTCACCATGCCCGCGCGGCTTGCTTCATGCCGAAGATTGAGGCCGCGCACGCTTTCGCAGAGCCGCGTCGCAACCGCCAGGGCATCATCCGCCGTCGTGGCCGGTAGGATGATCGCCAGTTCCTCGCCGCCGTAGCGACAGGCGATGTCCGACGGGCTGCGGCAGGTGGCCCTCAGCACCCGGCCCAGGAAGCGAAGGCACTCGTCGCCCTGGGGATGGCCGTAACGGTCGTTGTAGTTCTTGAAGTGATCGACATCGATAAGGATCAGGCTGAGCGGTTCTTTCGTGGATGCGGCATTGACCAGTTCGCGGTCCAGGGCTTCGTCGAAGGAACGACGGTTCATGAGGCCGGTCAGGCCGTCGGTCGCAGCCAGCGAGAGGAGCTTGAGATTCGTCTTCTTGATCTCTTCCTCCGCTCGCTTGCGATCGGTGATCTCGATCACCGTGCCTTCGAAATAGGCAGGCTTGCCGTCGTCGCCGGGCACCGTCCAGGCCGTCTCCGAGACCCATATGCGCTCGCGGGATTTGTGGCGGTATATCTCCGACACAAAATCGTTGACCCGGCCGTCGCGCAGCATCAGGCGCTTGAAGTCCTCACGGCGCTGGGGATCGACATACCATTCGGCGGCGATATCCCCGACACCTTCGAGCAGTGCGGCTTCGCTGTCGTAGCCGTTGAGCTTCACGAGCGCGGGATTGGCCCGGAGCATCAGGCCATCGCTCGTCGAGCGGAAGATGCCAGCGACCGAATGGACGAACAGCGCCTGGTATTCGGCAGCGCTCTTCACGGTCTCGATCTCGGCTTGCCGCTTCTCGGTGATGTCGGTGATCAGCAGCAGCAGGCCGTCGCTGACGATCGCGGCGCGGGACTGCAGCCAGCGACCATTGAACATCTGGAATGTGTTGACTGCCTCGCCGGTCGCGGCGCCGGCAACCCGGGTCACCCATGCATCGACTTCCGGTGCATTGATCAGGGCCTCGCCCATCGCGGCCGATGTGGAGACCAGATCCTTGAAGGCGGCGCCCGGTACCCTGAGATGCGCGGTGAGCGGAAAGAGTTGCCGGTAGCGATCGTTGCAATAAATCAGCCTGCCATCGCCACCGAACATCGCCATGCCGTCGTTCATGTTGTCGATGGCGGTCTGCAGCTTCGCCCGTGCGCCTTCGAGATCGCGCTTGAGGGCCTCGGTTTCCGTCACGTCCCTGTTATGCGTAATCAGCCCGATGAATTCGCCGTCATTGCCGAAGAGCGGCGCCTTCAGCGTCACCAGCTTCCGCTCCGTGCCATCGGGCAGAACAGCGGTCTGCTCGAGCGTCACGGCCTTGCGCGCCTCGACAATGGCCTCCTCATCGTGGCGAAACGTCTCGGCGACGCTCGCCGGATAGAAATCGAAATCGGTCTTGCCGGACAGCGCCTCCGCGCTGACGGCCCGCATGAGACGCGCAGTCGCCGGATTGGCGGCAATGAAGCGGCCCTCCCTGTCCTTGACGTTGAGGCTGTCGGGCAGCGCGTCGATGATCTTGCGGTAGATGAGATTGTCCTTCGCCATCTTCACGCTGATCCGGTCCTGGCGCAGCACGACGGCCGACAGGAAGGTTGCGAGGACCCGCATCACGGTCGTCATCAGGAAGCCCCACTCGGACAATTTCCCGAACGCCTGCATGGGCAGGAGAAGCGTAGAGAACAGTCCACTGACCGACGTGAGCACCGACAAGAGCGCGATTGTCGTGAACGAGGGATCCTTTCCGCGCCCCCTGACATGAAAGAGGATGCCGAGTCCCGTTGCGATCATGATCGAGACGACACCGCTCAGCGCGCCGTCACCGCCCAGATAGATGCGGTAAACCGCCGCGATCACCCCGGCGATGACCATCATCGGCCCGCCGATCAGCGCAGCCGCAGCCAGCAATGAGGTACGAAAATCGAAGCGGACGCCCGGGGCAAGTTCGACCGGCATGGACATGACGATGATCGTGCCGCTGCCCATCGCAACCGCAAAGACGAAATCGCCGAGGCGCGGCCATGGCCAGGGGACGACATGGCGCAGGCAACTCCATCCCGCGACGACGGCGCCGAGGATCGCAAAGCTCTGCAGGGTCGCAAGCCACAGGATCTGATCCATGCGCAGGGTTTTCCATTTAATATGAGGAGACCCTAAAGCGCAGGTTTCAACGATTCCTTAATTTTTGACTGTCCGGGATCAGGGGTGGATTCCGAGGGTCGGTCTTTATGTAGTCCGTGCGCGCGCCACGGTCTCCCGCACCGCGCCAGCCAGCGTGGCGACCGACTCCTCAAGTTCCTCTTCGCTCGCATTGTAGGGCGGCGCGAGAATGATCGTGTCGCCAGCCGTGCCGCCGACATTGCCGGTGCAGGGATAGCAGATCAGGCCCTTCTCCAGCGCCCGCCGGCCGATGACCGCATGCACCATCAGGTCCGGGTCGAATGGTCTTTTGGTGTCTGGATCGGCAACAATCTCGATGCCGATGAAATAGCCGCGCCCGCGTATGTCGCCGACTTCAGGCATATCGGAGAGTGCGGCGCGCAAGTCGTCGCGCAGCCGGGCGCCGCGCTTCAGCACATGGTCGAGCAGGCCGTCGCGTTCGATGATCGTCTGCACCGCGACGCCGGCCGCGCAGGCCGTCGTATGTCCGGTGAACGTGTGGCCGGTCTGCACGCCGCCATGGGCCGCGACCAGCGCGTCATGGATCGCATCGGCATAAAGCGCCGCACCCAGCGGCACATAACCACCCGCGAGGCCCTTCGCCACGCTCATGATATCGGGAACCACGCCGTCCTGCTCCAGCGCCCGCCAGGTGCCGGTCCGACCGGAACCGCACATCACCTCGTCGCCGATAACAAGCACGCCATGCCGCCGACAGACGGCCTGCACGGCCTTCGCATAACCTTGCGGCGCGGGCACCACGCCGCCGGCGGCACCGACAACGGGTTCGAAAATGAAGGCCGCGACCGTCTCCGGTCCGACGCGCAGGATCTCCGCCTCCAGCTCAACGGCGAGATGTGCCGCCAGTTGATCCGGCGCGACGCCCTCTAGCGGCCGATAGGCATTCGCCGAGGATACGAAGGAAACGTCTAGCAGCGAGCCCTCATAGGCTTCGCGCCGGGTCTTGAAGTCCGAGACCGAAAGCGCGCCCAGCGTATTGCCATGCCATGACCGGCGCCGGGAAATGAACCGCCGGCGGGCCGTCTCGCCGCGCGCGGCGTGGTATTGCAGCGCGATCTTGAGGCAGCTCTCGACCGCTTCCGAACCCGATGACACGAACACCATCTGGCGAAAGTGACCGCCCGTGCGTTCGGTGATGATCGCCTGCAACTGGTCGCTGGCGTCGCTGGTGAAATGGTAACGATAGGCATGCGCCACCTTCTCGTTCTGGATCCTCAGTGCTTCGTTGACCTCGGGATGCGCGTGCCCGAGGCAATAGACGGCCGGACCACCCGATCCATCGAGATAGCGCTTGCCGTCGACGTCGAAGAGATAGCTGCCGCGGGCATAGGCCACACGCGGCAAACCATCCGTGGTGGGATTGTTGGCGGCGTTTGCGAGGTGTGACTGCGTCATGCTCTTCCCGTTCTCATTGATGTGTCGCCGGTTCGTCGATCTCGCCGATGACCTCATAGAGTTCGACTTCCTCGGCGCGTCCCTTGGCATGCGCCTGGCCGAGTGGCCGGAACTGGATCACGTCATGGCAGTGTTCATGCACCGCGCGGCTTGCGAGGATTGTCGTGCCGTGTTCCTTGTTCATGCCTTCGAGGCGCGAGGCGACGTTGATCGTGTCACCCATCGCCGTATATTGCAGCCGGTCGGCGGCTCCGACACTACCCACCACGGCCGCACCCGTGTGAATGCCGAAGCGCGTGCGGAATTCAGGTAGCCCCTTGCCCACCTGCAGGGCATTGAAGTTTTCGAGCGCCTGCTGCATCGCAAGCGCCGCACGGCACGCCTTTTCGGCATGCCTGTCGTCGTTGATCGGGGCATTCCACATGGCGAAGAT
This genomic interval carries:
- a CDS encoding diguanylate cyclase, giving the protein MDQILWLATLQSFAILGAVVAGWSCLRHVVPWPWPRLGDFVFAVAMGSGTIIVMSMPVELAPGVRFDFRTSLLAAAALIGGPMMVIAGVIAAVYRIYLGGDGALSGVVSIMIATGLGILFHVRGRGKDPSFTTIALLSVLTSVSGLFSTLLLPMQAFGKLSEWGFLMTTVMRVLATFLSAVVLRQDRISVKMAKDNLIYRKIIDALPDSLNVKDREGRFIAANPATARLMRAVSAEALSGKTDFDFYPASVAETFRHDEEAIVEARKAVTLEQTAVLPDGTERKLVTLKAPLFGNDGEFIGLITHNRDVTETEALKRDLEGARAKLQTAIDNMNDGMAMFGGDGRLIYCNDRYRQLFPLTAHLRVPGAAFKDLVSTSAAMGEALINAPEVDAWVTRVAGAATGEAVNTFQMFNGRWLQSRAAIVSDGLLLLITDITEKRQAEIETVKSAAEYQALFVHSVAGIFRSTSDGLMLRANPALVKLNGYDSEAALLEGVGDIAAEWYVDPQRREDFKRLMLRDGRVNDFVSEIYRHKSRERIWVSETAWTVPGDDGKPAYFEGTVIEITDRKRAEEEIKKTNLKLLSLAATDGLTGLMNRRSFDEALDRELVNAASTKEPLSLILIDVDHFKNYNDRYGHPQGDECLRFLGRVLRATCRSPSDIACRYGGEELAIILPATTADDALAVATRLCESVRGLNLRHEASRAGMVTISAGVATVVPAEGDPASGLVRKADEALYAAKGGGRDRVEAYASDGAGPSRNKTNRVS
- a CDS encoding aspartate aminotransferase family protein, with the translated sequence MTQSHLANAANNPTTDGLPRVAYARGSYLFDVDGKRYLDGSGGPAVYCLGHAHPEVNEALRIQNEKVAHAYRYHFTSDASDQLQAIITERTGGHFRQMVFVSSGSEAVESCLKIALQYHAARGETARRRFISRRRSWHGNTLGALSVSDFKTRREAYEGSLLDVSFVSSANAYRPLEGVAPDQLAAHLAVELEAEILRVGPETVAAFIFEPVVGAAGGVVPAPQGYAKAVQAVCRRHGVLVIGDEVMCGSGRTGTWRALEQDGVVPDIMSVAKGLAGGYVPLGAALYADAIHDALVAAHGGVQTGHTFTGHTTACAAGVAVQTIIERDGLLDHVLKRGARLRDDLRAALSDMPEVGDIRGRGYFIGIEIVADPDTKRPFDPDLMVHAVIGRRALEKGLICYPCTGNVGGTAGDTIILAPPYNASEEELEESVATLAGAVRETVARARTT